Genomic segment of Rhinoraja longicauda isolate Sanriku21f chromosome 4, sRhiLon1.1, whole genome shotgun sequence:
gtaactgtaattattttctgtgcacaatccgcaggcattaccactttcatttcactgcacatcgtgtatgtgtatgtgacaaataaacttgacttgacttgacttgacactgaagacacaaagtgctggagtaactcagtggatcacaaAGCATCTTAGTTTCaaagtgtgagaaggaactggagatgctggtttttacagaagacacaaagtgctggagtaacaaagtgtgggtcagatagcatctttaAATGTGTAAGGGGGAACTGCTgaatggtttacactgaagacacaaaatgctggagtaactgggtcaggcaacatcttagtTTAAATACATGTAATGTGTATCTAAGTGCATAAGTGTCATGATACTTGTTCTGAAGATAGTTATCAAGTGCTGAGTTGAGTTAAGTTGAGTTGAGGGAGGGGGAATTGGGTGCGCGCTCCCGCAGGAGGGGGGTGGCTTGGTGAGCGCGCGCGCGCGCTCCCAGGGATTGGCGTGAGTGCGTGGTGCGCGCTCCCATGACGTCTGCGTGCGCGCGCCCGCGGGCTCCAGGCAACCGTGCGAGGCAGGTGGCCGCCATGACGGACGACCTGGACCAGCTCCTGGACGAGGTGGAGAAGCGCTTCTGCAGGAGTGGCCCGGCGGCCGGGGAGGAGGGAGCGGCCGCGGCcggagccggagccggagccggagccgCAGCCGGGGGACCGGACAAGGAGGTGAAAAGCAGGTTAAATGACCCATCATTTGTTTCTCCCTAACCGGGCCTGACCCTGAGTGACCCCGACCCCGACCCTCTCTCTGCGTCTCCCCAGTGACCGGGCAAGGTGGGTAATGGgaccccacactcacactcacacacacacacacacaccccccacacacacacacacacacacacacacacacacacacacacacacacacacatacacacacacacacacacaccccccacacacacacacacacacacacacacacacatacacacacacacacacaccccacacacaccccccacccacacacacacacacacacatacacacacacacacacacacacacacacacacacacactcacactcacacacaccccacacacacacacacaccccacacacaccccccacacacacacatatatacatatatacacacactgatatacacacacacactgatatacacacacacactgatatacacacacacactgatatacacacactgatatacacacacacactgatatacacacacacacacacatatacacatacacacacacatatacacacacacacacacacacacatatatacacacacacacatatatacacaccacatacacacacacacacacacatatacacacacacactgatatacacacacacacatatacacacacacacatatacacacacacacatacacacacacacatatacacacacacatacacacacatatacacacacaccacacacacacacacatatacacacacatacacacacaccacacacacacacacatatacacacacacatacacacacatatatacacacacacatatacacacacacatatacacatatacacacacacacacacatacacacacacatatacacacacacatatacacatatacacacacacacacatacacacacacatatacacacacacgacacacacacacacatatacacacgcacgcacacacacacacatatatacacacacactcacacacccccacacacacactcacactcacacacacacacacatatatacacaccacacacacatatatacatatatacacacacacactgatatacacacacacactgatatacacacactgatatacacacactgatatacacacacacactgatatacacacactgatatacacacacacacactgatatacacacactgatatacacacacacatatacacatacacacacacacatatatacacacacacatatatacacacacacatatatacacaccacacacacacacatacacactcacacacatatatacacacacacacactgatattcacacactgatatacacacacacactgatatacacacacacactgatatacacacacacatatacacaaaacacatacacacacaccacacacacacatatacacacacacatatacacacacaccacacacacacacacacatatacacacacacacatatacacacacactcacaaacatacacacacatatacacacacacatatacacacacacatatacatacacacgacacacacacacacatatatacacacacactcacacacacatatacacacacacacatatatacacacactcacacacacatacacacactcatatacacacacatacacacacacacacacacacacacacacacactcatatgcacacacacacacacacactcatacacacacacacacacatatacacacacatacacacacacacacacatacacacagatatacacacagacacacacactcacacatacacacacagacacacacacatacacacacacacacacacacaaacacacacacacacaccatctacCTGGAGATTGCATTGGTGCCAGTGGCTGCACCTCTGCTCCAGGGAATACCGACCTACAGAGACATTGCAACCTCTGCCTCTCATGCCTCGACTCCCTGGGTGAAAGAATCacaaataggaactgcagatgctggtttacactgaagacacaaagtgctggaggaactcagtgggtcacgcagcatcttagTTTCaaagtgtgagaaggaactgcagatgctggtttttaacagaagacacaaagtgctggagtaactttgggtcagacagcatctttaaaTGTGTAAGGGGGAACTGCTgaatggtttacactgaagacacaaagtgctggagtaactgggtcaggcaacatcttagtttaaatacatttaatatgtatctaagtACATATGTGTCATGATACTTGTTCTGAAGATAgtcatcaagtgctggagtaactcagtgagacaggtagCATGCTAGTTTAAATGTgtaaacaggaactgcagatgctggtttatactgaagacaacgtgctggaataactcagtgggtcaggcgccaTCGTTTAAATGCATAACTgaaatgtatctaagtgcttatgtatagtgaagatagacacaaacagctggagtaactcagtgggatgggcaacatctctggatagaaggaatgggtgacattatggctcgagacccgaaacatcactgttccttctctccagagatgctgccggtccccctgagttactgcagcattttgtgtataaacagCATcttgagttccttcctacacacttgtacttgtactgaactgtatacaaaaatgaatttcatggtacctcggtacatgggacaaataaagtaccataaataaataaaccataaataaatgtgtaagaaggaactgcagatgttggtttatactgaagacactaagtgctggagtaactcagtgggtcaggcagcatacaagcagcatacagacagcacccgtagtcaggatcgagcccgggtctctggtgctgtaaagcagcaactctatcggtgcgccaccatgccgtctgtCCTATAGAAAATTCAatcggtgatgttccgggtcccttcttcagaccatcattctgaagaagggttccaaatccgaaacgtcacctcttccttttctccagagatgctgcctaccccgctgagttactccagcaatttgcgtctatctttgaaaGACAGGCGCAAGGATATGCAgggacagattcgtgattagtacaggtgtaaagggttacgaggagaagaccagagaatgggattgagagggaaagatagatcagccatggttgaaatgtggagtagactcgatgggccgaatggcctaattctgctcctatggcttacgaacttatgaatggaaggttatggatcatgtgcaggcagatgagatcagatcagtttatcttggcctcaagtagaaacaagaaactgctgatgctggttgacacaaaaaagacacaaaatgctggagtaacagcgggccaggtagcatctctggagattataAAACaatgggctatctttgatcggactttaccggctttaccttgcactaaacattatcccttgccatgtatctgtacactgtgaatggctcgattgtaaccaggtattgtcttaccgctgactggataacaggcaacaaaagcttttcattgtatttcacaataaactaaactaacccatcTTATAAAACATTTACCGTTTTATATTCTCATCATTTCCGTTCATCTGCATTTTGGATGTGATTAAATGCATTAGTGTTAtcatcagatagacacaaaatgctggagtaactcagcgggacaggcagcatctctggagagaaggaatgggtgacgtttcgggtcgagatccttcttcagcttctgcagttctttcctacatacagTGTTATCATCTTGACCATCAAAATAAATTTGCCACTCTACCATCACAAGTTGCTGTTAAGGACACATCTTTACATTGAGGTTTCTTATTTGAAAGCAAAAAGGCATTCTTGGTGATTTAAAGAATATGAAACTTACTATTTGCAGATACTGACTAGCCTGTGTattctgtgtcggaaggaactgcagatgctggtttacaccgaagatagacacaaaatgctggagaaactcagcggaacaggcagcatctctggagagaaggaatgggtgacgtttctggttgagaccctacttcaggctgaggctcgactcgaaacgtgacccattcctattctgagatgctgcctgtcccgctgagttactccaacattttgtgtctaacttctagcCTGTGTATTTCTGTTGTTTCACATGTTTATTTCAAATTCATTGGCTATACTTTTAATCTATTCTATTCTGATTTTCAGATCACCGACAGTCCCATCAGTTGAAACgttcaaagaggaagttgatttaaATGATCTTATTAAAGATCTTTTCCAAGACGATCCAACTGTATTGGACTTTTCTGTAAGTTGTGTGAGATTTCCTTTGTGTAAACTCATTTATAAAATTCTCCTGCAAAAGTTTAGGTAATTGTGTGTTCAAGAGAagaatttgggcggcacggtggcgcagtggtagagttgctaccttacagtgaatgcagcgccggagacccgggttcgatcccgactacggatgttgtctgtacggagtttgtacattctccccgtgacctgcatgggttttctccaagatcttcggtttcctcccacactccaaagacgtgcaggtatgtaggtaaattggcttggtaaatgtaaaaattgtccctagtgggtataggatagtgttaatgtgcggggatcgctggttggcgcggacccggaggaccgaaagggcctgtttccgcgctgtatctctaaactaaactaattatacgtgatgattctttagactttatttagagataccgcgtggaaacaggctcctctgcccactgagtccgcaccgaccaactatCATCCCAtacacctacactatcctacacactatgaacaatttataattttaccgaatttaacctagaaacctgcacgtctttggagtgtgggaggaaaccaggggaaccccatagtcaggatcaaacccaggtctctggcgttgtaaggcagcaacactaccactgcgccactgtgtcgattAATTTTAACATATGATCATCTAAATCTCCCCAAACTAAGATTAAGCAATTTCTTGAATTATTGGAGTAGTTATCTGTGTACATTTTCCTGTTAGGTGTGTTATCTGTTGAGAGTGCTCATCAAAAATTTGAGTACTTGCTGAGTGTGTTTTTTCCAGGACATGTTCAGATACTTGAGACTTTCTACTGGAACACAGCCATATAAAAAACCTCCCTCATGTATTCTGTCGATCTGTGGGTCACCATATTTTTCATTTAACTTTCTGGCTTTTACTCGAGCCAGACTGATAGAGATCATTCTACTGACTCTCAAagccggtcattccctcttctcccctctcccttcaggcaagaaaggccacagtttaagaataaggggtaggtcatttagaacggagatgaggaaaaactttttcagtcagagagttgtgaatctgtggaattctctgcctcagaaggcagtggaggccaattctctgaatgcattcaagagagagctagatagagttcttaaggatagcggagtcagggggtatggggagaaggcaggaacggggtactgattgagaatgatcagccatgatcacattgaatggcggtgctggctcgacgggccgaatggcctactcctgctcctactcctgctcctactcCTGtctaagaggtacagaagtgtgaaaacgcagacctccagattcaggaacagtttcttcccagctgttatcgggcaatctgaaccatcctatcccATCCTCTCTACTCCCgaagaaaatccacacagactcaaggagaacgtacaaactccattcagaccacccgtagtcagggtctttggcactgtaaggcaggtattctaccactgcgccacagtgctgataTTTTATCATCTAAATCTCCCCAACCTATGAGAGGTTGGTCCTgacctactgtctacctcattggacaccctcgAACTATcgttaatcgaactttactggacgttatcttgaactaaactttattcccatcatcctgtatctgtacattgtggatggcttgattgtggtCATGTATTGACATTGCAacaaaaaaggttttccctctaccttggtacacgtgacaataaactaaactatatcatgTGAGTTTAAGCAGGCTCAGTCAATTCCTAGTCGATTTGAAACCATGAAGCATggttggtgaatctggaattaccacagatggctgtggaggccaagtcaatagatgtttttaaggcagtgattgacagattcttgattagcacgggtgtcagaggttctggggagaaggcaggagaatgtggttgagagggaaagatagatcagtcatgattgaatggcagggtagacttaatgggatgaatagcctaattctgctcctataacatgaacttgtGGCGCATGCTAGATTCTAAAAACTACCCTGGTTCATAGGAAGCTTGGATATTTAACCTGTCTTATAATATGTCGTAAGACGGCACCCATTTTTATGGGAACACAATAGGATTTAAATGTATTAAATATAAAGTGAGTTGGTACTGTTGAATTGCATGTGGAGTTAATGTGCTTATGTTTAGTTTTAAATAAATGCTTGGCTGATTACCACCAACTGGGCGACACGATGGCGCATTGGTAGTgttgctgtgttacagcgccagagacccaggtacgatcctgaccatgggtgcttatctgtacagagtttgtacattctccccacgacctgtgaGGGTTTTTGCAAGGatttccggtttactcccacactccaaggtttgtaggttaattggcttggtgcaaatgtaaattgtccctcgtgtgtgcatgatagtgttagtgtgcggagatcgctgttcagcgcggactcggtgagccgaagggcctgtgcaaaAACCCTTGCAAAGGGCCTGTGTTTCTAAGTAAAACTAAGTAAGTAAACTTTAAGACGAGTGATTATAATAAACACttgaaagaaaatgaaaatcaGATTACGCTGTTGGGTTTAGCTGCAGATAGACAATTACGATGCATATACCTTGGCAGCATTAATATCGAGCAAAAAACTTCGTTCTGTGCTGGGTATAACAGGTAATCGATAAACTGCTGTATGCATTTCTATTTCTGAGGTTGCAAATTGATATTGATAGCACAATGGTTAAAAAAATGATCAGTGACTGCGGGTCTAATGTGCTGGTGCTGAGGAAGGGTCATGCAGCTGTGAATTCAGATTTAAACGGTTTGACCTGCAGAGATAAATTATTCATTGCAAAGGTTTGCATAGAAATCCTTAGCGGAGCATTGCGGAATCATAGACGGGGTTGTGTTGTGCAGTCATTTACATAAGCATTCCCAGGAGATacgagcacagcggtagagttgctaccttgtcgcgagacccgggttcgatcctgactaggggtgctgtctgtacgaagtttgtatgttctccccgtaacctcgtgggttttcttcgagattttcggtttcctcccaccctcgaaAGACGCGCATgtacgcaggttaattggcttggtgtatgtgtacaatgtccctagtgtgtgtaggatagtgttagtgtgaggggtgatcgctggtcattgcTGACTCAGTTtccgcgtggtatctctaaactaaactaaataaactcatTATGCTAACTGCAGTTAATTAATACATCAAAGCTTTATAATTTTTGCCCCATGTTGCAATATAAACATATTCAAAGCCCACAGCTGTATTGatcataaataaaatacatttccaATCCGTCTTTCTATTGAATTCACAAAACTGTAGCACGCGAGATACCAAATGTGTTCaaaaatgctttctctggtgccGCCTATAGGAGCGTTTGCAGGTAGAatcatgaagtcatacagcacggaaacaaactctttggccaaacttgcccgtGTCAACCAACCTGCCCCATTTGCACAAGTCCCACCTACCAGCGCTTgctccatacccctctaaacctctaCTGTCATGTTCATGAGTgacaggagcagagttaggccattcagcccatcaagtcaactcggccatcatggctgatctatctttccctctcaaccccattctcctgccttcttcccataacccctgacacccgcactatccatgtacctgaagtttagtttattgtcacgtgtaccgaggtacagtgaaaagcttgtgttgcgtgctatccagtcagcagaaagacaaaacgtgattacagtcgaaccatccacagtgtatagacacatgagaAAGGAAGTagtgtcccaatgtcttttaataTTCAAAAATAAGACCTAATTTGAGTTCAATCAAATGTcctataaaaaagaaaaaaaaatcaattttgatTTTTATTCTATTCATCGCTTGAACTGTCACTCTTTGTCGTATTTTATTTTCAGAAGTCAAGTCGAGGAGCAGTAACAAA
This window contains:
- the cfap418 gene encoding cilia- and flagella-associated protein 418 isoform X4, with amino-acid sequence MTDDLDQLLDEVEKRFCRSGPAAGEEGAAAAGAGAGAGAAAGGPDKEVKSRSPTVPSVETFKEEVDLNDLIKDLFQDDPTVLDFSKSSRGAVTNSAAHQANGRKCSPVYLGGSSAPHGLGTNTSHRTCDQLRCTTCDFRVIALDDCEWNKSCDYFFFRIDCKAYRRVFMMSGFVIF
- the cfap418 gene encoding cilia- and flagella-associated protein 418 isoform X3 — encoded protein: MTDDLDQLLDEVEKRFCRSGPAAGEEGAAAAGAGAGAGAAAGGPDKEVKSRSPTVPSVETFKEEVDLNDLIKDLFQDDPTVLDFSKSSRGAVTNSAAHQANGRKTCDQLRCTTCDFRVIALDDCEWNKSCDYFFFRNSMPDVSKLKVKALSKKGSRAYACQCSWRSVHTLTDIREEQHLRWVCGKH